The Biomphalaria glabrata chromosome 1, xgBioGlab47.1, whole genome shotgun sequence sequence GAAATAACAAGGACATTCAGATTAATCAAAGATTTACACCTATAGCATATtttcaattatttgtttttatgtaaatCTACGTACTGAgaataattattggtaatccACCGGCCATGCTTGCTGTTTTCTGGAATCAActagaaaattagaaaaaaagacAGTTGGGCAGATTTTTGTTAATTTGATATTGGAAAATGAGCAGTCAAATGAAAAATAACGGAAATTTGGGTTTAATTCCTATTAtatgtattatttataataataataataactattaaaatagCATCGATTAATTTTATATAAAGAAGAAACAATGTAGAGGTATTTCAATAAAAGACATTCTAGCGGTATTTCAATAATCAACATTATTATCTAGGCTTTTTCTGCCACTTTTATTCTCAGCTGCTGACTATAATAGGAACAGGACACTTCTAATTTATACTAGCATACCCTAGTGCAGTGATGGATAAACTTCGACACGCGGGCCAACTCAGGTTTCCGTAAAGTTTTAATCCGGCCCGCggcatattttataataatgattaaaatttaaacaaaaatccaTTCACGATGTAAGAACTCGTTTTCAATACCTGATGAACCATTTAAGTAGGCCTGATATTGTGAATTTTAAATAGTATAACTTACTCAAAGTTGTTTCATGAGTAGCCTAAACTAAATGATGGTGTTCCTTTCAGGACGCCCATAGGTCCGAACAACTTAAATGGGAAACAGacattggggaaaagtaaaggtggttcaTTTTCGTGCTAGACACGGTTAACCgatggccacagaaacagatgaggtTTAAATTAactaccctatagatcgcaaatacGGAGAAGGGTTCCTCACTCTTTTTAATTGTATTCAAACAAGTTCGGAAAACATTTCAGCTATTAgatgtcaaattaaaaaaaaatgttgagttGATTCTTAACGTGTATCTTAAGATGAGTGGATGTggaagtacttttttttattttaaagaccaACGTCTGTTTCTCATTTGCAATGCAATCTTGGCCGTTTGTAAGAACTATAATATATCAGGACACTTCAATTCTAAACATAAAACTCTTTATGCATGCATGATCGATAACAAAAGGGGGGAAAATCCGAAAGTCTCAGCAAAGATTCGAATAATCATTAGTCCGGTAAATGTGCTACACATTCATATTATTGTAGTTTACAAAACTGTTAAAAGAAAATACTTTCTGGCGGaaacttttttaaacaatgCACGATTCAATTTTGTGaagttttatttccagaaataaaagaatttaaaaagtgTACCCAAGtacgtttatttaaaaaataaatactaaatgAGACTCAATAAGTAAACATGAAATCGACATCACAGTAAgcctaaaaaaattaactttaagtTATGCTCCAGTTATAGGCATActgaggaaaaaaacaacaactatactACAGcacaattattattactatacaAGGCATCGATGAAACTTTTTCTGTTACAGGGGAAATGGCGTTAATGCAATCCTTAAAGGGAGCAACAAAAGGGCccattatgttgttgtttttttgtctttgtggAAAGTCTAAGAAATAAAAAGTACTTAGACCAAGAATATGCATTTTACGAGAGATTGAGTTAAGCTTATATTATAATAAGGAGTATATCTGTACataaaagtacataaaaattaaacacctaacaaaaaaaattaagcagacagctgcagagtgaatacataaacaatttaatatctaaaaataacaacaaaaacctatggtcatacattaagtctaagaaaatgaaaacaacaggCATAGAGCCATTAAAAGAAGAAGACAACTTAACACACAATGATAATGAAattaaagctaacatcctaaacaaatactttgcatcagcattctcagcctcaggagacaaagacatattacttaatttgaaccaagtagacaacataggagatatagaaatactctggacctgatggtattccaactagattactcaaagaactaagcaatgagctagcaaaagtgttcaaaatactttttcaggcatctcttaaccagggcagagtaccaagggactggaaagaagctaatgtcacccctctatttaaaaagggagaaaaatcagacccaggaaactacagaccagtatcactttcCAGCATCACATGttaaatcctagaacacataatatgtagtaacattataaaccacttagacaaacataatgtccttactccataccaacatggctttaggaaatatagatcatgtgaaacacaactaataggacaaATTGAtgtgatttttcaaaaggtttagattacagtgagcaaatagatgctatcttactagattttcccaaagcttttgacaatgttcaccaccatagtttgcttaaaaaattaaaatattttggcattgatggtccattgcatcagtggattaaaaattttctgatagggagagaacaaactgtaataataaatggctctaaatcaacaccaataacagttaACTCgggcgtacctcaaggaaccGTCTTAGGTCcacaactatttttaatttgcataaacgatttaccaaattgcagtagttcaggaacaaaagacagattatttgcagacgattgcataatatatagaacaataaaaacaacacaagatacagaaattttacaaagagaattagatgaattacagaattaggaatcaaattggagcatacCTTTTcatccagaaaaatgtcagttattaagagtaacaaaaaaactaaaacaaattaattccacttatcttattcatggtaaaccagtaacacagactaaaaacgcaaaacacctaggtgttataataaatgaaaaactgtcatggaatctccatattgatgaagctatcaaaaaatcaaacaaagcattagggtttattaaaagaaatttctataaatcaaataagaacataaaactaaaatgttatttaggccaataatagaatatgcatcctctgtttgggacccctcaactcaagaaaacattaagaaaatgaaacagacacaaaatagagaagtgagattcataacaaacgaatattcacatttgattagagtaacacctttagtaaaatcactaaatttagaaagccttcaggacagaagactcaaaagtaaagtagcaattatacataaaacactgaaccataatcttcaaatacaaaaacaaaatttaataaaatactaagaaagacacaaagataaaggcacattcctcgtcccatatgctaggacaaatttgtacaaatactccttcttccctagtgctattagagcatggaatgggtgcctgagctagccaggaaaaccagtgacttggcagaatttaagtcattggttaatatgcatgactgaatgcatgacgcgtaggacgtaatcatcttcttttctgaagtaacgtctgtattatataagataagatatctggATTTGTGATTTTCAATCAGAACTATTCGCAAACCATTGGTGTAGCCAGGAATTGTTttaggggaggggggattttgtttatttcttcccGCTGCAGcgggattttaaaatcaaaaccttgCTACGCACATGCTGCAAAGTATGAATAAGAAAGTCGATGGGGATTGGTGTTGTTGATGCTCGTTGACTTGTagaaccaaactgctggtagacaactaaacaggTGCACGTGTAGGCGAACAATATCtaaactaataaaacttgaaataacttaaatTTAGTAACTTCcttgtggatttttttttttaacaaaatgtaactcactactatcacatttcttttcattctggagtcgtctgttcTAACTAAGACAGTTGAAGACAATGCTGCCCATCTAgcgtcagggccggtcttaggccactgcaacctatgcggtcgcagtgggccccgcgttttcataggccccgcgctaattctaggtgttaTTATTTAATTGCAATTAAATGGAAattcatggaaatctcctgaatttattaaaatctcatgacAACTCATAAAAAaactcctgaaaaatagacaaaattggcGGAAatcgccaatcctacgcgcgataaaagaaaaaaggcattgttagctttcatgtaataaaatgttatgTGCTAATTTTCACCTTAATCTCAAGTTCcattactttatttacttttatagtcactgttAAATATGCCATAGATTGCCAGATTCgttaagttaatttgatcgcaattttgtacttagtaaagaatgaataaaattcaaagttgatttttttttctaatacaaaatcttactcccacccagactaggccccgcgcaatcagtttcgcatagggctccgcaattgttaggaccggccctgtctaGCGTCATTCCCAACTAATCGCTAACAACtacccaccgtcaccatagaaacacacgcACTCCATAACAACTGGGAAgaaaatttcatattttttttgtaggagGTGTCTGCAACAAGATCAATCccccctcttcccccccccccccccccacacaaaaTGCGATGAACGCCAGAACTGTCAACCTACTTCGTGATGACATACCATTCATCGTcttttggatggctgcctggtcgtgcggtttgctcgctggactgtcgttcggatttatcgacggtcgagggttcaaaccctgcccgctcccatcccccgtcgtcctgcgggaggtttggactaggaagtaaactatcttcaactctgaaggaacatccgaattatgtaaaacatttttgcgTCAACAAACCAGCTACAAGACGTTTGTCGAACACGAGGATGTCCAGACCAACCTTCACGCTCTACTGCCTTGAACCTATTCTCCAATTACGGCTAACGCAAAATGCCGTTTTTATGTATCgcccgtaggattggcgttttccatattgaatgacaccccaaaattacaattttgtctatatatttcatgagatttgtatgacttttcaaaagatttttaatacttttggagatttccatgactttttcatatattttgcaatttcaggagatttccagaagctcctggtaaatcaggcggccgcgagaaatctgttataagttataaaatggtttcatttaataatttatacatagaattagcgcgggtcctatgaaagtgtggggctcACTGCGGTCGGATAGGTTACTGTGGCCTACGGCCGGcgatgcaaaatagcggcgtatgctacgccgccggtcgactagtttattTGAACTGTGCTCTTCCTACCAGGAGAAATAGTGCTTTTTATACTCAATGTGAATGAATATCTGATCATTAGAATGCAGGAAAAGGCTTGGTGTCTGGGTTCCGCTTATTGCGTTCCCAGTCCCCGTTTACCTTAaaaagagtggggggggggtgcaaacGTAATAGTTTGGTTTAAGGGAACTGTCGGGACACCACTGGTGACATTCTCGataaattaaatagatctaactAAATGTAGTCTTAGATGCTGACCAGAGAGCTagagaagaggatcctagcaatggaattgagatgctacagaaggatcctatataggcatcacatttaaagatcgcatcacaaaccaagagattcgAGACATGGTTACTGCAGCGATATGACCcaatgatgacctgctaactatcgtaaaaaaaaaaaaaacgcaagctaaaaaatccatggccatattacaaggtcttcggggctcgcaaagaccttccttcatgggcctgtaccaggaaaaagaagaagaggaggcagacagagaaagcgatgggaagacaacataaaagaatggacgggcctgccattgaaaaaagttctatccaagacaaaagatagagaggaatggagaaagacggtcgacaaattttgcatgatgccccaacggttcaacaggcTGTCACTAAGGGATAGGTTAAAATGTAGGCCATTAAACATTGCTTTCAAATTCAAATTCTTGCATTGGTTCATTTGTCCAAGCAGGTCATCGACACAATCAGAATCTGTAGAGTTTAAAAAAGCCTACAGAGGCGGTCATATGAGAACATTGATCAACTTCGTGTCAACTGTGCACAACAAACCTCATCCACAAAATGACGACTAAGCCGAGTAAGGGCCACGCTTGGAAACATTTCAAGACTAATGTTTAAAATGAATATACGCTAATACGTCCTTGAAGAATTCAGCTCGTACGCACAACTGATAAGGCGTTTCTACCTCGATCTACATCCTTCTCAACACATGGACCATCGAATCAGCAAATATATGAGCACTTTCAGACACTTGGTTTTCTCTAACACAttctcttaataataataatgtttgaatagttGACACATGGCTTCCCAGGATGAACGTCTGCGTTCTCAGAAGATCACCACATTTGTATCGCTTAGATCAACGTTTTAGAAACTTTATACCAACTTCTcagtctgtacacgttatttcttccacatccaatctcggatcaagctgaaattttctacaactatttcttttactagacaacacaagaatcaattaaaagaattaaccaattagttattggtaattaattattttgttaaatatctcgaacaagggaaagaaattgtacttgaccgAAGTGGCATGAGTTTGAGAAAGAATCTGTACCACATCTTTTCATTGCCCTATTAAAGGACAGTGGAAAACAATTAATTCGCTATTTTGTTAGTTTTTGTAATAAATTGACTACAGGcgtgtattaaaaaaaagacaatttctttcccttgttcgatgcCAATCAAATAATTACGTATGGTAAAGTAACTATTtggatattttctttttaattcttgttttgtcaagtgcaagaaataattatgcaaaattttaactagATCCGAtattgtgtgtgggagaaataacgtatactaactttttactagagagtcagagtgagttgatataagctttgtaatgaatgttgcattaaataataatgaaacatttttttttattaggttcTACGCCTGcgtagaccttttttttttttaaacaaacacaaaatgtaGTTACAATGAGCTATTATTCCATTTCAGATTCTGACACACCTCACCTTCATCTAATCTCATCGTTCACTTACCTTTCAAGCATACCTTAACCTAGTATAACTTCATTGATACTATTATGGAGAGACTATAGTATCAGCACAAAACAAGGAAAGTTTGTAGGTCTGTGATGCtagatttttacaatttttattttaaaaaactatgacttgagtagaaaaatatttatgtcttATTATAGTTGAAAGTCAATTCCATTCTATTCTAGACAGTTTCTTTCGCACAtagtgaattatttttttttttgttttaaaaatttagcaaATCTAAGCAGCATTTCTGCTGCTACACTGCTAAGTAACAAGTAGTAATATATACTGAAATCATAATATCCtttagaaaaagttttaataccACATAACATGGTTTACAGTTAGAATTCATGATAcagaaatttttttattctgatcATGTATTTAACatatttgaaataaacaatGACACTACCAAACAGAGAACAAAGAACGGTCTTAAAATGGAAGTTTATTGGTTTGCATTAAAATagcacaaaattaattaaaaaaaataaaacaacaaacatgtcCTCTTCCATCACTTCAAGATCTGGAGGACTAGATGTTTGTTAAGCCAACACAATGCTTCTTGAGGTTCCATGTAACATTTaaacagcaataaaaaaaatcacagttGTATCAAGACAAGGAAGCCATTCTAAGCCAATCAAGTTTGTACCGACATCTCATTCTTCTCTCACTTCAAGTCATTACTTACAATACTAAAGTCGTCAAAATTAAATGGCTAAAAACACTCATAGAAGATTCAAATAAGTCTTGAAAACAAAGACTTGTACTAAATTAATAAGCAAATCAATTTGTACCCACTCCaaatattgattaaaatttCTGAGAAACGTCTTTCTATTTTAATTATCAAAAATggtgcatttttttaatttttaaaatatggcaaCAAgaattctataaaataaaataacatatgAAAAAGATTTGTGCAAGCTAACCAATCCCTAGAAACTAAAAGGCAATGCATATTATGAATGAAATGATTATAACATATCAGTAGTGATCAAGGCATTTTTCAGAATTATAAACACGAgattctttaataaaaatcatctaagttgattttttaaaatagaacatGTAATAAATCCATTCtccattgattttgttttgtgaaagaattttttttttcattctttttttttcaaattgctaAAATGCCCCGAAAAGAAAACTACAATGAAAACTTCAAGTAGCTTTCCTATTATCTGCCATCTGAACTTTTTCTACAAGACAACTGCAGAAACGAAAAAACAAGGAAGTGTAGTTTCACAACCAAACAAAAACTAATTGAATGTAGAAATTCCTAAAGATGGAGATGCTCTGTAAAACAATTGTAAATGCTGCTCCACTTGGTGTGATGCTAATACTGTCTCATTACCTTCTTGCTAACACTGTCCTCTTGGAAAGAATTCAGGAGCCAATGGATTTAGTTTGCTAGATAGAATAATctgtgaaaagaaaagaaacaaaagaatgtATCATGGAGCAAACTGTTTATGTGGCTAACAAAAGAGTTCCTTATGGAAAAACAATTCTCAAGGGCAGGTTTTTGAAGCCAACCATTTCTGTGGGTATTCTGGGGCCAGCACACAGACTTAACCAACAAGTTCCTCTCAAAGTGTCAATTCTTAGAAaggaaaatatatattttagtgcAGACCAACATTATTTTAGTGCATtactgagtaaaaaaaaaaaagtttaaatctgCCTCTGTCCTAACAATGCTCAATCTCTTTTGTGTCTGCGTGAATCAAGACATTTCAGCATCAAGATGTCTGCATCAATGTTCATCATTTTTCTATTGCCAACTCAATGTCAAGGCCCTCAGATTTGCAACTAATCATCAATTTGGCAATTAACTAGATTAAAAACATTAGTGGGAActaattacaattttatttaatacatgGAACTAAATGAAATAACTAACAATATTTGTAGGGGTCAATAGTGTTTATTTCTACAGGATACTCTACAAcagttttattttctacttttctTTCCCTTCCTCATCACTTcaatcaaaaagaaaactttttaaatattgctCAATGTGTTAAACTTTGGctgctttaaaaacaaaaatgacctAGCAGACTTATTTGGTTCAGACAAAGATTTGTCTGACTAGCTAATCAAGAACTATTGAATTTACTCAAGTCAGCTTGCACCCACATCACGGTGTGAAACCCAAAGAATAATACAAACTTGAGTTCATACTGAAAATGTTGAAGTCTGGCAGCCATGTGTTCTACTGGCAGAGCATAAAACAACTGAGATTAAGTAGGAATACTTAAGAATAGAAAggagaaaatatatttttctgcAATAGTATTTTGAGAATGTTCTTAAAAGtacaaatgaaaaataatttcaCAATAATTCCAATGTTAggttaatttatttaatgtgtTTAATATGGCACTGTAAGCTTTGGTGTTAGCACCAAACAGGAAAACATGAggcaaaatgtatttattttttatgcaaAAAACAGACTAACTAATACATAAATGAGATGGAAACACAGAGtccatttatataaatatagaaaatgTACAAACATGAACAGACTgcaagcgtggtcgagaggccaagtgagcttgaacttggcttggtttgactacctagaagggggctcgaggttcgacacccgactcgggcagagttgtgtttactgagcgcctaaaggcagcacggaaaaccaactcctagataccccccccccccactggtccacaaatgagattggaccaaaagcgctctgagcatgctataagcatgaaagtagcgctatataaaagctataataaaaaaacaaaaaaacattgaacTTACATTTTCTGGAGTCATAAAGACATATGTATATTCCTGCCTAGCATGAGCCATGCCATTAGTCCTCATGCCTGCATGAGATGAATCAAATGTGATAAATGCATTCTCTATAGGTGAGCTGGATAAAATTTCTGTAGCTATTTGCTCCATTTCATACAAATCCTCAAAACATTGTTCTATCATGTCCTGCTCAAGAAGTTCTTCTTCTACCTAAACGATTGATATAACAGTTATATTTGAAGCATTATAAATTGTACTagttaaataatttgtttagttTCTGTCACCTGGCAATTATTTGGGTATCATTTACAAGTTATAGCTAAATTAGCTCCACTTGGATTCATATGGCATGGAAAAATGATTCAATTAAAcagaaaaagatattttaagatagctttaaatattgtaattcaatgtacattatatttttttaacaaattacattaaaagaaaaaggttttGTATGAAGAAATGTGCCCCTTAGTGTTATAGATAGATTGGGTGGTGATAGAGGGAAAGGTTAAAgtcaaaattcattttttttccccagataTTTTAATTGTCAGTTACAGAGTCTGTCTCTAAATTATGAACTCACTACAAAGATTGATGCCAGATAGTGCTGACTATTTGGTCTATGGGGGTCAGAGATTCATGCCAGATAGTACTGACTATTAAATAGTATTTGGTCGATGCAGGTCGGAGATTCCTGCCAGATAGTACTGACTATTTAGTGGATGGGGGTCAGAGATAATGCCAGATAGTAATGACTATTCGGTCATTGGGGGTTAGATTCATGCCAGATAGCAATGACTATATGGTTGATTCAGGTCGGAGATTCATGCCTGATAGTGCTGACTATTTGGTGGATAGGGGTCAGAGATTCATGACCTGCTCTGAGAtagtgtttatttatttttactattttttctcAGTGCAGGAACAAGCTcacttgtgtttaaaaaaaaacagcattagaTACCTGCCGATCAAATTCTTCCATTTCTTCCATCCACATATATTCTGAAAAATCGACTTCTTGATGCTGCACTACAGGTATGATCTCTGTAGTCTCATCATTCAAGAGTGAGTGGGGTGTTCTCATATTCATTCTGTTTGTTAAACTGAACTCTAAGAAATAACAAGTgttaaataattaaacatatattaagaattttttttggaTGATGATTAAAGTTGTGTGAAATGACTGAACCAAACAGCAGAGACCAATGAAGCAAAAAGTTCAAATAATTTAAAGAACACCTGAATTGCTGCAGTTGGCATAGATTCTCAAAGTTTAGTGTTTATTGAAGATTGTTACAAACCTCTCACAAGACAACAGGTGATGGCAATGGGGAAgggttcaaac is a genomic window containing:
- the LOC106078380 gene encoding polyadenylate-binding protein-interacting protein 2-like; this translates as MNMRTPHSLLNDETTEIIPVVQHQEVDFSEYMWMEEMEEFDRQVEEELLEQDMIEQCFEDLYEMEQIATEILSSSPIENAFITFDSSHAGMRTNGMAHARQEYTYVFMTPENIILSSKLNPLAPEFFPRGQC